The following are from one region of the Artemia franciscana unplaced genomic scaffold, ASM3288406v1 Scaffold_5939, whole genome shotgun sequence genome:
- the LOC136043432 gene encoding putative ankyrin repeat protein RF_0381: MSIPFEGSLYLAASKGCTQAVEYFLKSGIDVNKRNFHGETPLYLAASEGHTETVECLIQSGADLNIKCLGNSPLHVAALNRNTQTVECLLKSGTDVNIRNSYGKTPLYLAALEGHTETVECLIQSGADLNIKCGLLGNSPLHVAALNGNTQTVECLLKSGTDVNIRNSNGKTPLYFAAIEGYTEIVECLIQSDADLNIKSSSLGDSPLHVAAWKGNIQMVECLLKSGTDVNIRNNNGETPLCLAALEGHTETVECLIQSGADLNIKSSTEGDSPLHVAAWNGNTQTVECLLKSGTDVNIRNNYGETPLFLAFLEGPKENVEYLIASGADLNINCREDKTQTVECLLKYGAYVNSKEKDGMTALHYASRNGDKECVATLLEHGSDIDITNINDHTAFDVAVDDTAVYFASHVLKLRVANLYVSERNIRLSDKTQTSYPANELKDQLVRELEQMRSETIFCNITFYDIFIKGISSIELYTMNENSLKGLLKSSNWETKFSMYNTIIKSRFRNSIERKVLLELANRSFNSLFNRFAELPHECAEQILSYLSNENLKIFINDSELLHKEW, translated from the coding sequence ATGTCCATTCCATTTGAAGGATCACTTTATTTAGCAGCTTCAAAAGGATGCACACAGGctgttgaatattttttaaagtctgGCATTGAtgttaataaaagaaattttcatgGTGAAACTCCCCTTTATTTAGCAGCTTCGGAAGGACACACagagactgttgaatgtcttatACAGTCTGGCGCTGATCTTAATATAAAATGCCTAGGTAACAGTCCACTTCATGTTGCAGCTTTGAATAGAAACAcacagactgttgaatgtcttttaaagtctggCACTGATGTTAACATAAGAAATAGTTATGGTAAAACTCCCCTTTATTTAGCAGCTTTGGAAGGACACACagagactgttgaatgtcttatACAGTCCGGCGCTGATCTTAATATAAAATGTGGTCTCCTAGGTAACAGTCCACTTCATGTTGCAGCTTTGAATGGAAACAcacagactgttgaatgtcttttaaagtctggCACTGATGTTAACATAAGAAATAGTAATGGTAAAACTCCCCTTTATTTTGCAGCTATTGAAGGATACACAGAGATCGTTGAATGTCTTATACAGTCTGACGCTGATCTTAATATAAAATCTAGTTCCCTAGGTGACAGTCCACTTCATGTTGCAGCTTGGAAGGGAAACATACAGATggttgaatgtcttttaaagtctggcactgatgttaatataagaaataataatgGTGAAACTCCCCTTTGTTTAGCAGCTTTGGAAGGACACACagagactgttgaatgtcttatACAGTCTGGCGCTGATCTTAATATAAAATCTAGTACCGAAGGTGACAGTCCACTTCATGTTGCAGCTTGGAATGGGAACACgcagactgttgaatgtcttttaaagtctggcactgatgttaatataagaaataattatggTGAAACTCccctttttttagcatttttggaAGGACCCAAAGAGAATGTTGAATATCTTATAGCGTCTGGCGCTGATCTTAATATAAACTGTAGGGAAGATAAAAcacagactgttgaatgtcttcTCAAATATGGAGCCTATGTTAACTCTAAGGAGAAGGATGGCATGACAGCGCTTCATTATGCTAGTCGGAATGGAGATAAAGAGTGTGTTGCAACTCTTCTGGAGCATGGATCTGACATAGATATTacaaatataaatgaccatacagcttttgatgtagctgttgATGATACTGCTGTTTATTTTGCAAGCCATGTATTAAAACTGAGAGTGGCAAATTTGTATGTAAGTGAAAGAAACATAAGGCTCTCAGACAAGACTCAGACAAGTTATCCTGCAAATGAGCTCAAGGATCAATTAGTAAGAGAACTAGAACAAATGAGGAGTGAGacaatattttgtaatataacGTTCTATGACATTTTTATCAAAGGAATAAGCTCAATAGAACTGTACACGATGaatgaaaattctttgaaaGGTTTATTGAAATCATCAAACTgggaaacaaaattttcaatgtataacacaataataaaaagccGTTTCAGAAACAGCATAGAAAGGAAAGTGCTGCTTGAACTAGccaatagaagtttcaattctctCTTTAACAGATTTGCTGAATTACCACATGAATGTGCTGAACAAATATTGAGCTATCTAAGcaatgaaaacttgaaaattttcataaatgattCTGAACTACTCCACAAGGAGTGGTAG